The stretch of DNA tcaaggaaaatttttactttttgaactaagatggaattcaaattccataaaattaaaaaattgtttgatgaaatttagatgaaaaataaatttcatcctcattttttacccctatcaaacgcacccaAAATTCTAATTCTCACCCCACCCcttaaaattctaatttcttaatttcaaaaaaaaaaatcactttttaaactaagatggaatttgaattccatgaaaaaaaaaaattatttgatagaattttctgaaatttggataaaaataaatttcacccCTATTTTCCACCCCTATGAAACGCACAAAAAACACACATGTATAGAAACACGCTCATAAAAACAACACAAGTATATTGGtacaaaaaatactatttatattcATTGGACTACACAATAtagttaaaatgacaaaaatatccctcactCAAGACGATGAGGTACATAACTAAAATATCCCTCACCTAAGATCGTAAGGCGGTGAAGTGTAATgaatattttagtcatttgtgtgcgtgtgtataaTTCAAGATATAGCTTTtgatgtacaaatagcatgatcCAATTGGCACATGAACAAGTGGGTGTGGGCAGACAGGTCTAGAATAATGACACTTCTAACTTACTCTCATTCATATCATATTTGTTTCTCAGCAACTTAACTGCAATTCCCTGAGATATTTACCCAAGAAAAAACACATATGAATAGAAACAAGCTCATAAATTCAAAAGCGGGTGTGGGTAAACGGATCTAGAATAAGGGCTTTTAAACAGAACACAGGTTAATGTAACATACTCTTATTGGTATCATatccattttttatttccatGCAACTTAGCTGCCATCCACCAATGGCATAGTTATCCAAGAAAAAACACACATACGTGTAGAAACAGGCTCATAAATCCAAGAGCAGGTGATGCATTCTATGctcttttatgtattttaataacTACGGACAAAAACTTCTTAGACAAATTTAGCTCATCACTAGAAGAAAACCCAGAACTAGACATCCTTGATAGCAGTAAACCACTTCAAAAATGCCATTAAGCCACTGAAAAAGCAAACAGTTATCTAATTCCTCTCAGCTTCTGAAGTGCAAAGAAAAGAATCACACACACCTCAAAACAATCGATGCTCAGTTAGGAAAGAAACAATGCATTCAAAGAGCTGCATGCCTAAGGAGAAGAATGGCATCGAGTGCTCGAGCAAGACTGCTAATGGTTAACATTTCGAAAGAATGAACATAACAATGGCCAATATCATCATTCACAGAAAGCAGTCTGCAGTGCCTGCATCCCAAGTGTAACTTGGGCAAGAATACAACCACCAATGCCCGTGAACTTTCTACTGTCTAGTTCTACTGACTTTAGCTTGAACTAACAAAATACATAGACTTCTTGTGGCGTGGGACAAGTAAAGAAAGAGGCTACAGAACCTGATGAAATATATGGACTTTGCAGCACAAGCAGCAGTCTCCGCCCACCATCTTTGGTATGTTGATGAGACCCTTTGAGTACCATTTTCATCCTCGCCAAGCAGTTCCTGCTTCATGATGTCGTCCATTTTATCTGAGGCAGAACAGACACCCCATTTCACCAGCAGCGCAGATTTTGTTAGGACCATCCACGACATCAAAGGTACATCACTTCCACCAGGAATCAGTCCAACTTTCACAACCCTTTGCTTCTCTCTTACGATGCAAAATCCACGAACTTCTGTCGATGTACCAGAAGATAACCCCTGCCGCTAGAGTCAAACAGCCATTCCACTAGAAGACAGGTATAATTGATATATAccccaaaaattatatttccatCTTCCCCAATTCCGAGAGACCAGGTGTAATTCAACTTTAAATTCTGGAACtcttttttgcttttctttccTGAAACCCCAGAGCAGTAAAATAGTACAAATCAAAGCAGAATTCCACAAACTATATTGACGAAGCAGCATTCACTTGCTCAAGTGGCAGCTCAATTATTTTGTTGATAATGTTTTATCTATCTCCACAAGGCAGTCTAGATATTGCAGGAAGCCACAGCTTCAACAAAGCATCTATCTGGCTTCCATTCTCAGTATTAAAAACCCGGGCAGCCAGTCACGCAGTTCGTCTCCAAAACCTCCTGTCAAAGCATGTAAACAACACCAATTTCTTCTAGCCATTAAGGCAAAAGTGGCACCTTGCTTGCTGCTGGCAGATAGTGCATTTAGAAGAGCGAATACCCACCTCTTCCTCCCTTTTTTGACTGTTCAGAAGTTGCTTCACACAATCCAAACAAAGCAAATCAAGGCAGAACGTCTCTTCATAATCACAGCCATCAATGCAGCGCCCACAGTGGACACACCGAGCAATGCAGAATATGCAAGCCCTGCACAACTGAGGGGATTGACGCTTTCCTTGGCAACTCTCTGCTGGGCAATCATAGACTTGTCTGAGCTTTTGGCATCTTGGGCATGCCTCAACATCAATGGCACGATCATCATCACAAGTGAGATACGCCTGCCCTCCATGATAGAACCGTGGTTTGTGGCCACTGAGCTGCCTATGATTATCTGCGCCTAGCAAaagctttaattcttcaaactgCTTGTCCGTTATACCATAGAGCCCACTGATCCTAAGTTGCTTTACTCCAAACTTGCCTGATAACTTCAAGGACTTTAGATTACCCAAAATACCTCCAACACTGAGCCTCAGACATCCTGGAACACTTAGCTGCATGGTATGAAATCAAATTTAGAAAGTAGCTTTAAGAAGATACTAAATATAATAGTTGGTTTACAAATAAAATGAACTTCAAAGAATTTATATGACAAGTGCCATAGAGAAGCAGCCCTTAAAGAGCAGGAGTTAACTTCAAGGAACGATTccaaatagaaaaagaaaaaacagcaGTATTTAACAAACATGATTATGAGATAATGCTTCCTTTTACCAGAACTTCAGAAGGTGGAGGCAACGGATATTCACACAGAGGTTATGTTAAGGTCTCATCATAGTTGGAGCATGAAATTGTATCAAGTAGAGCTTCAATAGAAAATCATACATCCAATAAGGAAACAAAgttaattttgattaaaatgCAAACCTTTCTCAGACCGGGATTGCTGTCAAGTACACGCGTCAATCCAGCATCAGTGATCTGGGGGCACTTCACTAGGCTCAAGCATTGAAGCGTGCCCTGAGCCCTACTAGCTAATTGGAATAGAGAATCATCAGTGATCTTGTCACTTAACGGCTGGCTTATGTGAATACTCCTCCACAAAAGAGGATCATTTTGAACTGCATCGCGCAGAGATTTGCAAACCATTTCAACAGAAAGAAGGTCCCTCATGCCTAGATAACCAAGAGCAAAGAATAAAGCATCATTGGGAGCACCCCCATCACTACTACTCAAATGGTTCTCACTAGAACCTTGAAGTTCATTAGCAGAATTACTAGAGAGAGAATATTTCTCATAGGTATTACCCAATAACTCCTCAATCTCAACCTCAACCTTACCATCCAATAGAAGGCCATCATCATAGAATCCAGCCCACATTTCTTCATCCAACCCAAAtgattcttcttgattttccGAATAATCGACCTCCTCGTGGAAATTGAAATCGCCATTCCAGAGCAAATTTATTCCAGTAAACAATCCATCCTCCCCTGTCTCCACCTCAACTCGATCAGCACCAAATCCAAGCGAATTGAACCCAAAATCGCTCTCAAAATCCTCAAACCAACCCTTAATTGCAGTAAAAGTAGCGCTGAGATCCATACCGAAGGGATCAGAAGGCAATAAAGCAATAATATCATCCGGCGCCTTTTCAGTTTCATCACTCAAGCCATCCTTGGAATTGTCAAATTGCCAATTCAAATTCATGTAATTTCCAGAACTATTGGAATTCTTGTCTGGGTATTCCTCTACCAGGTACCCATTACCAAGCTTGATCGCCGAAAACAAACCCTCCTCCAACGGAAGAGTCGAAAAGACAGAGTTATGCGAAAGATTCGACGGCATTCTTCGTCCACCCACCTGGCCAGAACCAAGAAACAAACAAACCCTATGACCAACAACGCATTATGCCCCCCAAAttaagaacaagaaagaaagaaaagcccAAATCTTGGATTCCAAACTAAAACAAGGCATGCAGAAAATTTGAGAGGAAAGAAAAacgaaaaaaacaaaaaactaggGTTCAGAGAAATCAAGGAAATCACCGAGTTCTGTATACGCCCAAATAATACCGTGGATTA from Diospyros lotus cultivar Yz01 chromosome 6, ASM1463336v1, whole genome shotgun sequence encodes:
- the LOC127803447 gene encoding F-box protein SKIP14, which codes for MPSNLSHNSVFSTLPLEEGLFSAIKLGNGYLVEEYPDKNSNSSGNYMNLNWQFDNSKDGLSDETEKAPDDIIALLPSDPFGMDLSATFTAIKGWFEDFESDFGFNSLGFGADRVEVETGEDGLFTGINLLWNGDFNFHEEVDYSENQEESFGLDEEMWAGFYDDGLLLDGKVEVEIEELLGNTYEKYSLSSNSANELQGSSENHLSSSDGGAPNDALFFALGYLGMRDLLSVEMVCKSLRDAVQNDPLLWRSIHISQPLSDKITDDSLFQLASRAQGTLQCLSLVKCPQITDAGLTRVLDSNPGLRKLSVPGCLRLSVGGILGNLKSLKLSGKFGVKQLRISGLYGITDKQFEELKLLLGADNHRQLSGHKPRFYHGGQAYLTCDDDRAIDVEACPRCQKLRQVYDCPAESCQGKRQSPQLCRACIFCIARCVHCGRCIDGCDYEETFCLDLLCLDCVKQLLNSQKREEEVGIRSSKCTICQQQARCHFCLNG